The Triticum aestivum cultivar Chinese Spring chromosome 5A, IWGSC CS RefSeq v2.1, whole genome shotgun sequence genomic sequence GCAACTGGGTCATGCATGAGTACCGCATCGAGGAAAGCGAATGCAACAACACCATGGGGGTTCAGGTTACTCCTTCATCCTCCTCTCCTCACTTTCAGTATCAGTTAAATCATTGTGTTTCTGCTGCATTTAGTGAGCTCAGGATGCAGTTCATGGTACTAAAATCCAGCCAATCTTGTAGTAATCATACCTTGGAAATATGCATGATTTTAGAGATGTTGTCTTGCTAAAATAATTTTGTTTTGATTATaaacagaaaaaataaaattgACAATAAAAGAGGGAAAAATTAGCTAGGGCATACGCAGTTCAGGAAAACTACGTTGTTTATGCATGGAGTGCATGAAAAGCTAGGGTTCTTATCTCTTTTTCCCCGGCCCATATCCATCAGCATAAAGTATTCCTTGCTTCCATAGACCATAGATACTTTACAAAGTACAGCAGAAGTTCTTCTAATGGGGTCACACATGGTGCACTTTTTTGGTGCTCTTGATAAGACAAATGTAACATCCAATCCTTGGTTTCTGAATTGAAACCATACTGTGTGACTGCATAAGGGGTGCCACCACCGCCTCATGATCCAGAGTACACATAATCTAGGTCTTTTGCATGTTGATGCTACCTTAAAGCTTAGACATCCTTCGGTGTGGCCCAGTGCTGTGTCGGTGGCTTTGCACTTTATTCTCCATGTCCCACTCCTACTTTACTTGTTAGTAAAACTGAACATAAACTTCTGATCCCATGTTAACTGTAGATTAGATGGGAGAGCAGAGCACAGCAAACTTGCTAGCTAAAAATTGTGCATACTGGGCCATCCATTTCACATTTCTGTGACTGTTTATACAGTAATAGTGCAGTACTATTCAGAGTTTGTGCATCGCTTTATGTGACAACTAAATTTGGTTACATTTAGTCCAAACGTAACACAGCAAATACCCCACAAAAAACTGTTTATAAGTGTGGATGGTTGATCATATTCTAAGAGACTATTAGGCTGCAGCATACTGCAGTCAGCACTGAACTTGCATATAATTTCCTGCTGCACATAATGCTGAATTCTCTAGAGATTCATTCCCAAAGATTGGTAATAAACAAGGTTTATTTAGCTAGAAACCCAGAATTCTATCATGAAAAGCCAAGTAGCTAATGATAAGCCCTACAAAAGAGAACAAGAAAAAAAAGCAGGATGCGAACCCCGATCCAGCACATGTATGAACATAGAATGTTATTTGAACGTATAGATATAGCACATGTACCAGAGCAGCAAAAGTCCCCAAGACAATGAAGCAGCAGCATCTACACAGTTTATAAGTTTGCAGATGTAACACAGATATTCTATTATCAGAACGCAAATAACTAATTGTGAGTcttacagaaaagaaaaaaaaacaggacACAGACCCCAATCCACCGCGTATAAACATAGAAGGGCCTTCCAATGCATAGATATAGCACATTAGCGCATGTAACAAAGCAGGAAAAATCCCCAAAATAATGAAGCAGCGTAATAAATACAGTTTAAGTTTGCAGCTGTATATTGTTCAGTAAAGCAGAAAGGTTAGAATGGCATTTTTACATCCATATGATTCAAATTATAAAGGTTAGCATGGAATTAATTTTCCATCCATGTGCTCATGATTCGTCCAACATAGAGACAGTTAGTTTCATGTGAAAGCAAAAAAAGAAAGGAAACGAGGACTGGTTGTTCATCTTTCTTGTTCTTCTACAGGACTCCTATGCGCTATGTCGGGTTTTCAAGAAAAATGTGCCGGCTGGTGAATTTGAAAAACAAGGGGAATGCAGCTCATCACAGGCTAAAGGAAATCAAGAACAGGTTACAGACTTTGAGGATGCTGGAGAGTCCTCAACTGCAAACGAGAATGACAAAGACAATTCTTGGATGCAGTTCATAGTGGAAGACCTGTGGTGCAGCAACAAAACCAAGTAATGAACTAGAGAATGCAGCTTGCTCAACATGATCTAACCAGAAATTCCAGCACTAGTTACACTGTGTATCTTTGTATATGTTTGATAAAAACACTTCTCACTTTGGACAGTATGAACACTTAAGTTTGGACTCTGATTCTTGATGTAGGCTTATACTTTTCTTCTTTTGGTAATGTAATATACAAATGGGCTACTTTGTACTCGAAGTCTTCTTTTACCTGTATCTACCATCCAATGCAATGATTTATAGTGAAAGCACTAATACAAAAGGCAGAAACGTAGTTTAATGTATCTTATTCTGTGCACAGTTTTCATGTTCCAAAAATTTTGTAATATCAGTTTATAATGATTTTAAGGGTATCAGTCTCAAATGTAAAGAGACCAAAGCTACTAATACCATTAGCAATCACCATTACGAACTAATCAAATTCAACTCGGAAATGTAAGGTGCCAATATGGTAGTGAATCGTTCTTATTAATGTTTAAAGGTTCCTGAGTTGCAAAATGTATACAAGTGGTGCAATTGTCATGTTCGTCAATAGCCTGAGCTCGTGTGAAATAAAGAATAGCGTAAGCTACATACAGTTTTCAGACTGTTTTCCAGATGTAGGTTCTAACTAGAGCTGTTTAGATATCATTGTACTCACTTGGCCATTTCAAGGCTGAAAGCTTGAAATCTCCGCATTCAAGTTATCATAAAATCCTTGAATACATGGCTGCATGGGTTGCTGAAAACCAAACACAGAACCCATCGACCTTTATTTATGCGCCTTTAGCACCATAATGTGTCATATATTTTCATAGCGTCTGCCTCTGAATATGTTCAGTTCATATGCATTTTCAGCCAAAGAAACAAGATGGTTAAATGGTTATTCCAATTCAAAAAGGTGTCAGGTAGTCAAAATCTACTTTTAGCCGAAGAAAATAGCTGCCTCTTACCACAATTTAAAAAGATGTTTCACAAAGTCAACATCTATTTTCAAAATCAGGCAAAGAAATCAGTTGCTTCCCATCCCAATCCAAGGCTAGCTAGTAATTGTTCATATACTGTATCATAGTACTCGTATCATTTCAAGGCTGTGAAAGCCAGAGATCTCAGCACCCAGACAATAACAAATTCCTCGGATATATGACTACATGGGTAGCTGTAAACCAAACCCAGACCCCATCAACCTAATGCTTGCATTTTGCGCCTTTAGGTCCACACTGGTTCATGTTTCTCCATGATGAATTCAGTTCATACATCTTATCAGCCAAGGAAATCAACTGTGTTCTTACCAGTTGCCACCATCAAAAAATATGGGTCGGGTTACTCAGGTAGTCAAAATCTAATTTCAGCCAAAGAAACCAGCTGCTCCTTGTCATAATTCAAAAGGTAGTCCGTTGGCCGATGTccattttcaagaacaagcaaagAAATCAGCTGGTTCTTATCACATTTCAGAATGTTATCAGCCAGTCAACACCTATATTTTAAATAAAAAAGGAAATGGCTGATTCACATCACAGTTCAAATGGTCAGGTCAGCTACTCAGGTCTCTGGGGTAGTCTTTTGTTTTAAAATATTTTTGGAATTCCACAAAAAAATGTCCTGATTGGTAGTGCATCCAAATTGCAACCGATAAAGCTGGTATGAACTACCAAATCGAAGCTGTGGCTGATCATGACAACTTTTGCAAAGACATCGAGATGGTAAAGCAGATCTGTACCGGGAGGTCGCGGGAGCAGCAAAGTGGATCGATTCGGGGCAGAGGCGAGCACGCGATCCCAACTCCAGGGCCCCCCATGGCGGCGGCCGCGTTCCACCGCCGCAGCACGACCGCCCTCATCCCCGCGGTCAGCGGCGACCTCGGCTCCAATCTGTTTCAAAGCAAGAGACATGGGGCGTGAACGAACGAAGCAGGCAACGAGAACGCAATGCACCTcgggtgttcgacgaaatggctgGGTGGAAACAGGTTTTGGGTTGGGGCTCGTACctgcgccgccgccgtgccggtgAAGACAAGCCGTTCCATTCTCCGGCTGGGTGGATCGCCGTCTGCAGTTGTTACTCGACGGATTTTGAATCAGCTCGGATGAGTGGGCGTGCAGAAAAATTCAGAGACAGACAATGGAGATTAATTCAGAGAGGGACAAACAGCTCGAAGGAATTTCGCAGTTCAGAGGTGTTCAATGCAGAAGATTTGGGGGCAAAACCGAGTCGATTTGGGGGCAGAAAATTTTAGAGTACAGGGATGTGAAATCGGCCAGCGTATTGCAAAATACTGAAACCGTACTCAAGAGATGCAGAGGAATTCGGGGGTAAGCTACTGCAATTTCCATTCCAAATTTCTTCCAGTACAACATCAGCTCACAAGACGGGAGCAGACAAACACCAGCGACATACAAGGAGAACCACGAACCCTAGACAGCAACTAGATAGATACCACTACTCTGCCGGACGGCGGCGTCGCGAGCTGGCTGGGCCCTCGGCCTAGCCGCCGAATCCGTAGAGGGTGCGGCCCTGGCGCTTGAGCGCGTAGACGACGTCCATGGCGGTGACGGTCTTGCGGCGGGCGTGCTCGGTGTAGGTGACGGCGTCGCGGATGAcgttctcgaggaagatcttgagcacgccgcgggtctcctcgtagatgagcccCGAGATGCGCTTCACGCCGCCACGCCGCGCAAGACGGCGgatcgccggcttggtgatgccctGGATGTTGTCGCGCAGCACCTTCCGGTGGCGCTTGGCGCCGCCCTTGCCCAGCCCCTTGCCTCCCTTGCCGCGGCCCGACATCTTCTCTTCTCTCCGGTGGGATTGGCTTGGATTGTGTTTGGTGGTGGGTGATGAGATTGATGGTGGTGGAGTGCGCGGCGAGGTGGGATTTATAGCCGCGGGGTTTGGGGAGAGGGGAGCGGCCAGGATCCGCGTGATGCGGGGCGCGGGCCGTCGGATGAGAGGTGGACGGCGAGGAATGGGGGAGGAGGGGTggcgcggatcggtgacgtggcggGGAGGTGTGCTTTTTCTGTGAGGACGAGGCGGGGTGCGGGAGCGCGAGGAGGGAGTGAATCTCGTTTGGGTGGATGGCGGGCGGGCCCGCGTGGTTTTCGGATGGATTTTTGCGCGGGGTGCTCGTTGCCGCGAAGTTTTGGATGCGTTTTTGCGGAGACTGTCGGTGTGGACGTGGCCAGTGAGCTGTGAGTGAGCGGGAATGTATCTGGTGTACCGGGGTAATTTGTGCTATCGGTGCACCGGTCGTCCGTTGCATATtaaaaaacattttaaaaaatccGAAAAAAATTTAGTgcattgacacaacatcaatgtatgttgtcataaaattttaattcaatatttaaaatattGCTCGAGataaaaaataacaaatttgacacGGAATAGTACGTAACACAAGTTGGGCTTCAGTTTTGGCCCATTAGCACATTGAGGtcaaatttatcatttttgtatcttgagcattgttttgaattttgatttgaatttttatgacaacatacattgatgttgtgtcgaTGCACTCAATTATTTTcgaatttttttgaatatttttgaatGTGCAACGGGGTCCGGTGCACTGGTAGCACAAATTATCTTGGTGCACTATATACGTTCCCGTGAGTGAGCAGGCCACGGAACTGGTTTGAAGGCGTAAACTTGGTTACGACGAGCGCGGATGGAAGGCGTATTGTACGTTTTCCACGACTCTGGTCTGGTAGGCAAAATTGTGAAACCAATATTTGTGCTTCCTTTTTCCTCTCGTTCCTCGTGGCTGGAATCCTAGCCACCGTCAGGAGAGGCCAATCTTTCAGCGGCTTCCCTTCGCCGGCGGTCGCTGGTGGTGAGGGGTTGTCGGATCCACGCGCGTGGATCGTTTGTACTCCCTCAAAATCTAGGTTTTTAGGCTATTCATCGTTTTACTTCGACGACAACAATGAGGACGCTGAAATTAAAAAAATCGGATCCTTCCCTGACGAGGCCATCTGTCTTATGATTGAAAATGAATTTGGAAACCAATCTGTTCAaacaaggatggcgtggcggcgacgGCATTCTCGTGGTGGATCTATGTCCTCGGGCTCCGTTGTTGCggcggcgtttgctccagcgtggcgcagagcttgggaggtagtccagaaACGGATGCAGAttatggtctgcatcgacgacatctggaagacggaatgTGTGCTGAGTTCGTGGtttgtggatggcaggtatggtttcctccttcggtaTCTTAGTTGTGGTAGGGTGCCAGATTTAGAGTTCGATGGCATGTGTCTGGGGTGTTGCGTCGGTCTTATTCCTTCAACGACAAGTGCTTCACTTTTGACGAGCCACCTTGAAGGTCCACAAAGTTGCATATCAGCGATGAAGTCGCGGTAAGCTCGGGTGAGGAGATGATCTGTTATTATTTTCTTCGATGTTTGCTGTGGTGGTGTCAGAGGCACGTGATGAGCGTTGAtatcaagctcagagatgttctgctgacttttcagttttatcatatcgatccttacgtgacttgtactttgattTATACCATACAAAAATTGCGAAACCAAAGATTGTGATTCGTCTTTCTTTCCCAACACTAGTGATGCGTTTGGTTTTTCTTGGAGAAACTTCTACTCTAGTACTTTAATGCCAGTACAAAGaacactaaaaataataaaaattacatccaagtTAATTGATTGTCTAACGGCAACTACAAGCATTGGAGTGAGCGGAAGGCACattgccgtcatcgcccctccttcATCATAGCCGGGCAAAAATTGTTGTAATAGGCAGTCAAAAAATCGTGTTAAGCTTTCACAGAACCAGTGCATCGGAACAACAACCGTCGTCGATGAAGAGAAGCATAAACTGAAAGAATCCAACCTATAGATACACGAAAGTAGATGCACCAATACTGGATCCATGAAGATCCATAGAAGACCAACATTGTCGGCCCAGTTGAAACCAGGGTGCCACAGGGcacctactgttggggaacgtagtaatttcaaaaaaattcctacgcacacgcaagatcatggtgatgcatagcaacgagagaggagagtgtgtctacgtaccctcgtagaccgaaagcggaagcgttagcacaacgcggttgatgtagtcgtacgtcttcatggcccgaccgatcaagcaccgaaactacggcacctccgagttctagcacacgttcatctcgatgacaatccccggacttcgatccagcagaatgtcggggaagagttccgtcagcacaacggcgtggtgacgatcttgatgttctaccgtcgcagggcttcgcctaagcaccgctacaatattatcgaggattatggtggaagggggcaccgcacacggctaagagatcaatgatcaattgttgtgtctttggggtgccccctgcacccgtatataaaggagcaagggaggaggaggccggccctaggagggggcgcgccaagtgtggagtcctactaggactccctagtcctagtaggattccacctccgatatggaataggaaaagaggaagggaaaaggagaaggaaggaagggggcgccccccttccctagtccaattcggaccagaccaaggggaggggtgcggccacccttgaggcccttttccttctttcccgtatggcccaataaggcccaatacgtattcccgtaactctccggtactccgaaaaatacccgaatcactcggaacctttccgatgtccgaatatagtcgtccaatatatcgatctttacgtctcgaccatttcgagactcctcgtcatgtccccgatctcatccgggactccgaactccttcggtacatcaaaactcataaactcataatataactgtcatcgaaaccttaagcgtgcggaccctacgggttcgagaacaatgtagacatgaccgagacacgtctccggtcaataaccaatagcggaacctggatgctcatattggctcccacatattctacgaagatctttatcggtcagaccgcataacaacatacgttgttccctttgtcatcggtatgttacttgcccgagattcgatcgtcggtatctcaatacctagttcaatctcgttaccggcaagtctctttactcgttccgtaatacatcatcctgcaactaactcattagttgcaatgcttgcaaggcttaagtgatgtgcattaccgagagggcccagagatacctctccgacaatcggagtgacaaatcctaatctcgaaatacgccaacc encodes the following:
- the LOC123104745 gene encoding uncharacterized protein isoform X1 gives rise to the protein MERLVFTGTAAAQIGAEVAADRGDEGGRAAAVERGRRHGGPWSWDRVLASAPNRSTLLLPRPPVGVTIQTAKRFKGTIDLLGHSEKDSEATRLQRRFTVKTHIR
- the LOC123104745 gene encoding uncharacterized protein isoform X2, whose amino-acid sequence is MERLVFTGTAAAQIGAEVAADRGDEGGRAAAVERGRRHGGPWSWDRVLASAPNRSTLLLPRPPGRGGALYQDEKAVTMPPAWTLH